AAGCATAAATCTCCTTGTGGATGCGGTCAGCCAACCCATGCAGGAACatgtcccactgcgcctcctcgttccattGACACTCAGCCGCTAAAGTCCGAAACTCAATGGAAAAGTCAGAAACCGACCTCTCTCCCTGACGTAGCTCCGCCAGCATTCTGGCCGCTTCTCTCCCGGCAACCGCGCGGTCGAACACGCGTTTCATCTCAGCGGCGAGTGTCTGGAACGAGGCGCAGCACGGATCTtggttctcccacaccgccgttccccataGCGCCGCCCTCCCAGTCAGTAGAGTCAGCACAAAAGCGACCTTGGCACGTTCTGTGTTGAAAGTTCTGGGTTGAAGAGAAAAATGCATAGAACATCGTGTGAGAAAAGATCTGCAGTAACTGGGTTCACCTGCATATGATTCAGGAACTGGTAGTCGGGGCTCCAGCTGGGCGACGCTTTCTGGTGGTGTGGGGAGAACGGCCGGTGTGGGTGGCGCAGTGGGAGCACGTAGAAGTTGGAGTTGTTGGGTGAGCTCGGACACCTGCGCCACCAATGCTTGGACAGCACGACCCGTGTCGTTCAGGTTCTTCTCCTGTGAATCCATTCTATGAAGACTGCTGTTGATAAAATCTTCCAGCGCTGAAGATGGATTACTCGCTGCTTCCATGCtttggtcagatcgttctgtcatgATAGAATACTGGAAACAATAGCGAGTTAACACGTTTATTGAGACGTATAAAAATGGACAGTCACTGAACGTTGAGTTCACTGGTGGCACAGGGACTGAGATGGTCAGCGTGAAGACAAGGTGCGTTGATGAGATGAAGTGTGCTGGTGAAGATGACAGAAGAATCCAGACAAAGAACGTAATCCACATAGACACTGAACAGGAACAGGAATCACGAGACTGGCACGCCGAACAGGAACAGGATGGTAGACACAGCACGGAGACatcaaacaacgatctgacaaatgAGATGAGATATGAGTGAGTATATATAGGGTGAgcaaatgagctgcagctggtgCTGTGATAGGTGTCAGCTGGAAGCGCTGATCATCCAAGTGGCTCGGGCAcgcccacaaacacacacacacacacaacaacagTGACACGAGACAAGCAGGAAACAATGCATTCAAATACCGTgacagaaagacatgaacatcttggatgacatgggggtgagtaaattatcaggaaaagtttatttaaagatGGACTAAactttaactccctgaggtccgaAAACgcaccggcgcgttttgcaggatttgtttcacattgcagcaaaacagacataagtaatatatcaattgaaactatagaatgtcttcttttatttgtgtacactcagagtaaaaacacaatgttgtgctttttgtaaaataaagaaaactaacatgatgcgtgatctctcgtctccctctgaacaaagtccaatctgatagttctcagaaaatgaactgtaacttatgaatactaatgacaaaaaaaatgacacttacgtctaaagaaacgttgaaatgtcaggttttaaatcatgtaagtcaaatcgaaaaacaaacattctgtgtttatgtaatctgtatgaaaagagagccatgtcagaagtccgagattcagctcattacccgctaatgcggccacgcccacggagccagcactattcagacgcaaattcagaggcaatacttgtatgcattgtctcaatcgtgtatttattgtcttgaaaagtgtttatttggatgttaaagccatggttagcgatctctagaagacatgccgttagttcctagttccttttcttctttatatgaatttgtggcctaaaggtgtacagagcgccctccggctgcaagtatgaattgaaaacacagtatccagcactcatagtgatgacaataaatattacttctcagtatagaaaattgacatagaCATATgataatccatcaatatttctccaaatgtgaatgcttttaagctaaaagcctatatgaaatgccatagaggtaacataattgttcagacactgcatcacagaaatacattatattttaaagaatataatagaataccattattttaaattgtaataatacttcacagtactgctgtttatgatgagctgagacattattacagaggggttttttcacagcctacctggctgaaaggcctcattaatatgcaagtcatttcaggtcattattatgtgattcttttgtcttctcaggtgtaaatgacccattattcatgatgattcacacctccacgcatactgtgtttcttgacaaaaagtgtcttacaaaaactaaatcaatatattgttttatatgaaggagtaggcagcataatttttacataattctgaagcaaaaactctagtctacaacctccaatacccagaagtcttgtgaacacagatttaatatactttttttggccttatttcagtaacttaagttttttgttttctcaataaccatgcataaacattattccttcaaaaatacaaacatgtacatacatgttcctcacatattattgtagcctagtttgtgctgaatacagtgtaatgacacttttgtcatttatatgtttatgaacaactgaaaaaagcacaaatgtcagggcatgtcaaaacttctccaagccccaaatcagcctcagactccagagggttaatctATTGAAACACATTCAGTAATGTTAGTATTTGGACACTTCAGCTTTCACTGTGAATATGGTGGATGAGGAGCTGCACACATGAAtcagtaacaaaatataatagaatcataaataaatgaactcAGTGTTTTAATGATAAAGATGATTTATTACATGGAAACTTGCAGAACTATGTTTCAGAACAAAAAGAGAAATGAGACAAATGTTGTAACAACCCTTTATAGCAATGTAAATTAAGATGTGTTCTTCTCACAGatccatttaaaagtttttttacaTGAATAATCAGCAAACCCTGATGGCAGATTTATGGCACAATCCTTATCACCAGCGCTATCACTTGGTGCTCCATCCCTCCAGAACCTGCAACAGATCAGCATTAGATGTTCAGTGCTGCTTTCTGTGCGATATGATACTAACTGTGAGATAAAGTTTGTCAAGACTAACTTTAATTTTGTCTTaatgtttaaaagcattttaaaagctTGTTTTAATGGCTGTACAGTCACACAGATATACAGAATGACTGTAGGCAGTTGATCAAGTGGTTGTTGATTGCtatggtgttttgggtggttgtaTATGGTTGCTACAGTGTACTTTATGATTGCAACGGTGTATCTGAAGTGTTCTGATCAGTTACCAAGGCatgctatgtggttgcttaGGCATTTCCAGGAAGTTTGTACTTTGTTGCTATGGTGGTTTTGTATTGATAGGTTATAAAAGGGCTGAAATATATTGATAGATTGACAGACTAAGTCAGAACAGACTGTAGGTCTGTGCCGAGTTTGGTGGATGTAGTTTTACAGGAGTGATTTCTCACCCAGAGGTCATGTTGGTGCCATCAACCCATTTCCATGTGTTCTCCACATCACTGTCAGTCAGACCAATCCAGACATCAGTGCCACCTGGAACTTGTTTTAAATACTCCTAATGAATGAAGAAACATACTtaaagcagcaaaactgttaTCTAAGTTGGCCGaataattaatacattcatTCAAGAAATTCATTGCAAACAAAGATGTACAGTTCAGACAAATTTCACGTCGCTCACAGAATGTCCACAAAGGAAGGTGTTGTCAGACTTTGGTTATGTTCAGACTGCAGGCAAATCAGATCTTTTTGCTCACGTGACTCAGATCTGTTTTTGTCATGACAGTGTGAACAGCACAAACCACATGGAACCTGATCTTTTCAATTCCGACTTTCATATGTGGTACTAAATCTGGTAAAGATCAGATGTTTTGCAGTGCGACCTCGGTTTGAACAGTCAAATCAGAATTCATGTGACTTTTACATCACTCTAGTCTAGAGCAACATTCGTCACAATTCTGAACTCATGGGAGTCACTTTCAAAGGGTTTTACATACACGACGTGGAAGGACAATGATGTGTCAGAACTCATAAGTATTACAGTGACAGCTCTATATACAAGCAAAACACGAGGACTCCTACCATAAATTTCTCTTTTATCTCTTTTATTGCATCCTCCTCTTTTTTTCACACTATAAATCACACTATAGcacactaaaaataaataagtgaaaTCACTTGCTTTAATGTCCTCCATGTTTACTTCCATATGACAGCGTGCTGCGTGATGtcttttttatcattattttgcGCATGCGGGTCAGTCCAGGACCGTTATCTGTTCACACTGGAATCTGATATTggccacatttaaaacaacaatgtgaaCAGCTCTACAAAAACATTGGATCTGAGCCATAAATCAGAATTGAgcatccttggtgtgaacgtaGCCTTTGTTGCTCCAAACTTAGGTATGGTCACAAACAATCATTCTCTTTCACTCACTTGTTCCTCTCTGttgtttatgatgatcagatcTGCTCCTCTGTCTGTACAGTATCTTCTGCTCTCAGTCCAGCTCTTCTTCTCAGTGGAGATGAAGTAAAGACTGGATTGATAGCAACTCCATCCATCTGTAAGAACAACCAGTACAACAATTAGCTCTTTATTTCCTTCCACACTGACTGACACAACTTATTTATAACAGGTAACCCAAAACATACATACTATATTCTTTAAATACTGAATAGTTGTGTAGTTTtagtgtaatgttgttgtttttttttacctatttTATGTATCCGTTGCCTCAGTTCTTTCATCTCCTTCTGTAATGTCAATTTTTCTGTATTCAGGgttttattataatttgatAAATTTGTAGTATTCTCTTTCaagattgtttttctttttcttaactCATTTATCTCTTCTGTGATGTTTTGGTACTTGATGTAAAACTCATCAGCCGTTTTAGTGAGTTTGATGGCCAGCACTATGACTGCAGTCAGCAGAAGAACACACAGCAGCACCAAACACACTGGAGCTGCTCTGGAGCTTCTGATCCTCACACAAACACTTCCTGTAAATTACAGATATGAagataaatatttctcaaacacTCATTTGAATTGAATGTTATGTTGCTGTAATGAAATGAGTCTTAGTACCTGAGTGTTGAAGTGTTTGATATATGGCAGTGTCTGAGTTCTCTGTTTCTGTCCTGACGTCATGATTCTTTGTGTCTCTGTTGGCATCAGTGATCATCTCCTCACCATCTTCTCTGTCCAGTTCTTGTATCTCATTGCTACTATTGCCATGAGTCCTCTTGTAGATTTTCGGTCTTTTGGAGTCCATTGTGTGAGTTGCTCGTGTGGATGCTGCTGTGTACTGATGCTTTTATTAGCTGAACGTGAACTACACCACTGTGACCGCACTGAGCAGTCATTTCCTGTCTgcttatataaaaaatgttttggtgaTGGATACAGAtcaaagttgtttttttcttctttctttcccCCTTCATCTTGTAAGTTAACCCTTTgatattaatgtaatttaaactttttaccACTTTCTCTACAATGTGAATTGTAGAACAATGTATctttattaaacatgaaaattaaattacacttaaTGTTGTTGTACAGTGTAACGAATTAGCTTGGATTATGGGTGAAATATATAATGATCAATCATAACCATAAATTAACCACAAGTTAAAAGCTAATTaactagttaataaagttttaaatatggatatttttcttacaaaaccccatcacttcacttcagaaggtctttattaaccccctggattatattgcattatatttatgatggatggatgcatttttttgcatcTAGTTGACATGCAGTTGCAAAGATACTTCAGTAGAATGTCTTAAgcggaccatcaaaataaagtgtcaccCTTAATTGTGGTTAAAGACTGTTCCTCCATTGCATAAATTGGCTGCTATGCTCGTGTATTCTTGCTCTAGTTGGTCAGAAATGCAGAACAAAATTGATCTGATATTAGTGCATCTAACGGTTAAAATATGCAACACTAAAGAAGGCTTCAAGAAAAGTTTTGAACTTTATTAATTCAATGAGACTGACACAGAATAAAGTTAATTATGTGCAATCAggcatttgaataaaaataacacaccACAAAACTTaacatatattataatattaacagaaaATCTTGACATCCACCCAAGGCTTTCTTTGggtctgtttacacctggtcacttcatgcgttttTACTGATCAAATGGCTTTCTGATTTATCAAAACAattccatttacacttggccacataaatgtgtcacttaaagcaacaaaaatactgtgtttttttacacgcgaaacatgaacacatgttatattgcacactataaacacaatcaaagcttcaaaaacccacgaaaaacgggacctttaagctaagaataagggcggggttgacctcgttgctatggagtaaagtgattggctgatggggaggagtcagcgatttaatcatagaaatgttgtaaaatgaaGTGTCAtgccatattaaaataaaggttttaaaatacaaatgttgtcctattcaaataaatattttttaataaaaatgttgccatagtcaaaataaaatgttgctatattgttgccataaaggttttaaaatgtaggctaactGATGCCCACCTGACATGAGCATGTAAATATGCTGTGATATATAGTTAAGACATCTTATGTGAGAAAATATCTCTTAGCGACAGAAACCACTTATTAGTTTCACTTCCTCTAAAGTATTTTTAGCACAGCGGGTTAAAGGTTTCACTTTaagatgtacttttttttcttttgaattcaaatgttttaccactaaaaatattaataatgctTTTGAGATATGTTtcaaataatgtacattcaTGCAAGACTGCAGTCATATAAGTTTCTCAATCAAGTAGCACAAAATGTCTGGCTAACGTGTAAAGACAAATTTGTTGACTCCACTAAAGCTCACAAGATGATGACATTGTgaaattcatgttaattttttcaGTTCAACTTCACAGTCTTTGCTAGATtgttaaaatcatttgtttatatatatatatatatatatatatatatatatatatacccgattccaaaaaagttgggacactgaataaaaaaggaatgcaataatttacaaatctcataaacttatattttattcacaatataatatatagataacatatcaaatgttgaaagtgtgacattttgaaatgtcatgccaaatattggctcattttggttttcatgagagctacacattccaaaaaagagctacacattccaatttgcaacttattaggtcaattggcaacatgattgggtataaaaagagcctctcagagtggcagtgtctctcagaagtcaagatgggcagaggatcaccaattcccccaatgctgcggcgaaaaatagtggagcaatatcagaaaggagtttctcagagaaaaattgtaaagagtttgaagttatcatcatgtacagtgcataatatcatccaaagattcagagaatctgcaACAATCTcggtgcgtaagggtcaaggccgtaAAACCTTACTGGacgcccgtgatcttcgggcccttagacggcactgcatcacatacaggaatgctacggtaatggaaatcacaacatgggctcaggaatacttccagaaaacattgtcggtgaacacaatccaccgtgccattcgccggtgccggctaaaactctataggcaGGGGTGCACATTAGAGGTACGCAGGTACGCATGCGCGGTAAAAATAAACTATGCGTAGCAGAAAACATGGAGGGAAGCGCTTTTGAGTACCGGTTCACAGGGATACGTTTACTTACTGgagtaggatttttctccatctctggtaAGATAGCAATCATGATAATATgtgtgttctttaattattaGGTGTGCAACGGATCGCAGTTAATCCGTGATCCATACGGATAAGGTCCAACGGTTCGGCACGCATGTGATTCGCGGATTAACTGCTATAtttaaccatcatagagtgaaagtttGTAATTTGGACGTGTTTTGTCTCgccaattaacacattcaaacgaCTTTAAAAGCGGAAGAAGAGGCGAAAATCGGGACTCGCGAACTGTAATCTGTGCGCACAGCCCCCCGAAACGCGCGCATGATGAGAGTCAGACAGCGCTTGAACACCGAATTAATTCCGCTTTCGCGTTTACTTGCGCTTGAAAggaaacatacacacaaaattatgtcaaaatacctgtctcggcaagtattctctcgcttatgtcataagtgaagtgttgagaaagaaaccggatgtgtgtcagttattcggtccgtgctttccttcttaaagtgacagcagcctttgctgtcattaatgttagtaaaaaaaaaaaaaaaaaaaaaaaatcattatcatcatctaccATGTTCGAGAGAAAAGAAGATAGTGAGGAGAGCAGTCAGGAGGAAAGTGATTAGGACAGCTTTTAGGATGTGTCGTGTAAAGTGTGAGTACCAAGCAACATCTCCAGGTACTCCCTTgagaaccagaccaaaaaagttatgtgcacccctgtctataggtcaaaaaagaagctatatctaaacatgatccagaagcgcaggcgttttctctgggccaagactcatttaaaatggactgtggcaaagtggaaaactgttctgtggtcagacgaatcaaaatttgaagttctttttg
The sequence above is drawn from the Megalobrama amblycephala isolate DHTTF-2021 linkage group LG13, ASM1881202v1, whole genome shotgun sequence genome and encodes:
- the LOC125243724 gene encoding C-type lectin domain family 17, member A-like; amino-acid sequence: MDSKRPKIYKRTHGNSSNEIQELDREDGEEMITDANRDTKNHDVRTETENSDTAIYQTLQHSGSVCVRIRSSRAAPVCLVLLCVLLLTAVIVLAIKLTKTADEFYIKYQNITEEINELRKRKTILKENTTNLSNYNKTLNTEKLTLQKEMKELRQRIHKIDGWSCYQSSLYFISTEKKSWTESRRYCTDRGADLIIINNREEQEYLKQVPGGTDVWIGLTDSDVENTWKWVDGTNMTSGFWRDGAPSDSAGDKDCAINLPSGFADYSCKKTFKWICEKNTS